AAATCCTGGAACACATTACCAACCACCTGCTATGCCAGAGGGACCTGAAGAAGTTGGCTCAATGTTTGATAGCATTGTAATGAAGCATGCACAATTTCTTAGTGCGGCAAGCAAACTTCAGGTGATtgcaaattatttaaattttttgctGAGGCGTTATGGTGCTTTCTTTTGTCCTGTTAAATCGAGAAtagttactaattattttaggctcttttgggtttttttaccTTTGGAAGCTGGATTAATCTGAATAGATATTATGTTCTCTTTTTCTGCTATAGGTCGCTGATGTTGTTATCCCTTTAAGGGAGCTTGCTCACACAGATGCCAATGTTGCTTACCATTTGTGGGTGCTAGTATTTCCAATTGTGTGGGCAACTCTACACAAGGAAGAGCAGAAAGCTTTAGCTAAGCCTATGATTTCTCTACTTTCGAAGGACTACCACAAGAAGCAGCAAGGGCACAGACCAAATGTTGTTCAAGCACTTCTGGAAGGGCTTCAGTTGAGCCATCCTCAACCTAGGATGCCTAGTGAGCTTATCAAATATATAGGAAAAACGTACAATGCATGGCATCTTGCATTGACTTTGTTAGAGACTCATGTCATGCTGTTCACGAATGAATCAAGATGTGCTGAGTCTCTTGCTGAGCTTTATCGTTTGTTAAACGAAGATGACAGGAGATTTGGATTGTGGAAGAATAGGTCCAACACCACCGAATCGAGAGCTGGGCTTTCAATGGTTCAACATGGATTTTGGCAACGTGCTCAGAGCCTATTTTATCAGGCAATGGTTAAGGCAACCCAAGGCACTTACAATAACACAGTACCTAAGGCCGAAATGTGCCTGTGGGAGGAGCAATGGCTCCACTGTGCCACTCAACTTGGTCAGTGGGATGCCCTGGTAGATTTTGGAAAAAGCACCGAGAATTATGAAATTTTGCTTGATAGTCTTTGGAAAGCTCCAGATTGGGCATACTTGAAAGATCATGTGATACCCAAAGCACAAGTGGAAGAGACGCCGAAGCTTCGTTTGGTTCAAGCTTGTTTTGCCCTTCATGAAAAAAATGCAAACGGTGTAGGAGATGCTGAAAACATAGTTGGGAAAGGCGTTGATCTTGCTTTGGAACAGTGGTGGCAGTTACCGGAAATGTCTCTTCATGCTAGGGTGCCTCTACTGCAGCAATTCCAACAACTAGTGGAGGTGCAAGAGTCTTCTAGAATTTATGTTGACATCACAAATGGGAGTAAAGTTCCTGGAAATGCTGCTGTTGGGGGACAGGGAAATCATTATGCAGATCTGAAAGACATTCTTGAGACTTGGAGGCTAAGAGCTCCAAATGAATGGGATAATATGACCATCTGGTATGATATGCTGCAGTGGAGGAATGAGATGTATAATGTTGTTATTGATGCATTTAAGGATTTTATAACTTCAAATACTCAACTTCATCACCTTGGTTATCGTGACAAAGCATGGAACGTCAATAAGCTTGCTAGGATAGCTCGGAAACAAGGGCTTTATGATGTTAGCGTTCAGATACTTGAAAAAATGTATGGGCACTCGCAAATGGAAGTACAGGTACAATTCTCGTAGACCTTTAACTTTATTATTTGAGTTTCTTTGGGTTGAACATGTAGTTTTCACATAAATTATTCTcgcttttttaatatataaattatttccataatttgttaatatatttattcgTTTAATTGTTAATCCATCAATTAGCATGTGTGTGATATTTGAAGTCATGTATTGCCATCTCTCATCCTTTGCCACGATCCTATATAATAAGTTTACGTTCCCTGAATCTGTTTTGTTTGAGCTTGAAATATTGTTAATCATTAAAGTTCTCTTGGCCACATCTGTGTATGCAGGAAGCCTTTGTTAAAATTAAAGAGCAGGCAAAAGCTCATCTGGAAACGAAAGGAGAGCTCGCTACTGGTCTTAATCTGGTTAATAGCACAAATTTGGAGTTCTTTCTAGCGAAGAACAAGGCAGAAATTTTTCGACTAAAGGGGGATTTTCATTTGAAGCTAAACGACACTGAAGGTGCTAATATTGCATATTCCAACGCAATCACCCTATTCAAAAATTTACCCAAAGGATGGATAAGCTGGGGAAATTACTGTGAGATGGTATTTCTTCTGATTGGTTGCTGCTTCTATTCGTTTGCTATGAATAGTCCCTGTCCTCATATTAGACATTATATTCTACTTTTGTTTCGTAGGCATACCAAGAAACACAAGAGGAAATCTGGCTGGAATATGCCGTTAGCTGCTTTCTTCAGGGTATAAGATTTGGAGTTTCCAATTCCAGAAGTCACATGGCTCGTGTTCTTTACCTTCTTAGTTTCGATACAGCAAATGAGCATGTTGGTAGAACATTTGATAAACACTTGGACCAAGTACCTCACTGGGTGTGGCTTTCTTGGATCCCACAGCTGTTGCTTTCCTTGCAGCGTACAGAAGCACCCCATTGCAAATTAGTTCTAATGAAAATTGCTGCAGTATTCCCGCAGGTAATTCATATTAGTGTTGTATTTAGGTGATCTTTCTTTTTAGTCATTTCATCTGAGTATGAAATTGTTTTCCATTTCAGGCTCTCTATTACTGGCTTCGCACCTANNNNNNNNNNNNNNNNNNNNNNNNNNNNNNNNNNNNNNNNNNNNNNNNNNNNNNNNNNNNNNNNNNNNNNNNNNNNNNNNNNNNNNNNNNNNNNNNNNNNAACCCTTAGCCAAATTTCCAAATCAAAATTCGCATATATATTATCgaaattgaataattaaaatcaaccaaaacaataattattactTACCAGAACTAGATGATGAATACATACGATAACCTACTTCAGATCGACTCGAAATTGAAAACACCCAAATTCTAGGGTTCCTCCGCCGCGAGAGAGAGTttcgggagagaagaagaaagattttggATAGATATaaaaaacgacgttgttttggacaaaattttagattctttgttttgccaaaacgacgtcgtttggatCGTCGCGCACACGTGGAATCCACGTCATTTTGATTAAACGGAAGCTTAACAGAGTTAGTCGATAAAcacgtttttgtatgttatggcaCAACAATTATACTTGGGGTATTGATTTCGAAGTTAGGGTACGAAATTCAAATATCTATCAACATAATGTATGTTTACGCCAGATCAATAGCCAAATGTATAAATTCAACACAAGACTATTGTGGAGGTATGAAAAAGCCGTTTTTCCCCACAGTCACCGGTGTAGTCAAAAGAATCTGATATGCAATGGAAACATTAGGATAACAATCCACATTTTCAACAAACTCAAGAACTTTACTAGGTTCCATAGGTACATCGGGTAAAGTCATTTGCAACATTCTCAATTCAGAATAAAGATCATTACAATCAACATCCAAAGAACTACCATGAGAAAAGGTTTTGTGAAAATGAGTGCAATGTTCATGTAGTTCACTTTCATCTAATGCCTTCAACTTCatcgaatcaaacaaaaacccaaatacACTTTTGAAATGATTCATTTGATCAAATCTGTTCTTAACCGAAGTTATTGCCATGTCCACCAcaactaaaaaatattcaactctAAAAGCATCCTCACTTGATTGTACTTCTTCACCACAATCAGTTTcaccaaattgtttttttctaaaaatacgaCGCTTTTTGGGAAATATAGGATCAATGTCCAGTTCACGAGCAATACTTTGAGCTATACTCAAACTAGAATTAAATCCTTCATGTCTATACTTCTCAAAAAACAGAACCACACCTTCCAATTGTTTTAAAGCACTGTCAATGCACACAGACTTAGACTGTAAACTCTTGCTCACCGAGTTAATAGCAAACAAAATGTCATACCAAATAACCATACCAAGTATAAATTCGAAGTTATCAAATGCCATGACTAAACTTTTAGCATCACTCTTTGTCATAGCATCATCACAAGACTCATATAATTCCAATAAAGCTGACCTTACTTGTGGAGCTTGAAACCTAATAGCTTTAACACTTTTGATTCGACTCTCCCAACGAGTATTACATAAAGATTTCACGGTGAAATTTGGAACATTGTCAATCAAAATCTTCCATCTCTTTGTAGAACTagaaaataatgtataaatcTGTTGTAAAACTCCAAAGAAAGAAATAGCCTTCACACATGAATGAGCCATATCACTAACCACAAGATTAAGACTATGACAAACACATGGCATATACAAAGCTCTTGGATTTATATCAAGTAATCGCTTTTGAACACCTTGATGTTTTCCTTTCATGTTAGAACCATTGTCATAGCTTTGACCCCTCACATTATCGACATCAAGAGTAAGAGACTTTAGAGCATCTAGTAATTTATCAAAGTGTCCTAATCCTGATGTGTCATCTACCTTTAGAAACTCCAAGAAGAACTCTTCTACTCTTACTATCTTATTTGATATATTCACACACCGTACTATAACAGTCATTTGCTCTTGATGGCTCACATCCGGTGTGCAATCAAGAATGATCGAAAAATACTTTGCCTCTTTAATGactcttaaaatataaatttgaaccTTATGAGCCAAAAGATAAATAAACTCATTCTGAATATTATGACCAAGATAATGATGATGGATCTCATGGTCCTTAATGCGCCTAATGTGATCCTGgattatcaaatcaaattttgcGATCATTTCAATAGCTCCTAAGAAATTACCATTGCTATCTTGGTAAAGTTTCTCATTTTTCCCTCGAAACGCTAAACACCGTTTAGAAAGAAACTTCACAACAGCAATGATTCTAATTAAAACTTGTCTCCAacgttttttctcttttgcaatTTCCTTTTGTAGTTCTTTATCAACTGTTAGACTTTTCTCAAATCTAACTTGCAACTCTTTCCAAGTTTTCATGTTAGTCATATGATCTACACTTCTCTCATGATCTTTCAGTCTCTCACTAAGATGCTTCCAATCTCTAAATCCATCATTTGCAAGCATTTTTGAGCAGTCACTAGACTTAAACAATTTGCAACAGAAGCAATAAACTTTGTCCACATGTTTAGAGTAAACCAACCAATTTCTATCACTAGTTTCCCCATTATTCAGCTTCCTAGAATAATACTTATATGAGAAATGCCTATTGTTCTTATCTAAAGGAAACACAAGATTCATTTCTCTTACAGGCCCTTTTTCAACTAACACATCTCTCATTTTATTGTCAAGGTTTTCCCAATACCTAGGATCGAAAATATCAACACAAAAACTTGGTTGTTCACCAACATTCAAAGTTTCAACATTTGATGCATTTACCACATTAGCTTGCTCACTTTCAATGTTAGATGCATTTACCACATTAGCTTGCTCACTTTCAACATTAGATGCACTTGTTCTTGTCACAAATCTATCTAATGAACCTCTTTGTGATGCAATAAACgattcaacttgttttttctttttcctcttttgacaTCCAGGTAATTGACCAGTCATGATGATGCAATCTAAATGCTGGCTGGAGTGTCTAAATGTCaagtaaaaggaaaaataaaacctGGATTTGTTTTGTCGAAAACCTGGATTTAAGAACAGATGAGTGTGCGATTAAGAGCTTCAATTTAGCGTAGAATACAAAACCTGAAATAGAAAGAGTTAAGTAAAATAGAAGTTAACTTGtgtttaaaagttaaaacacacaaaattatagcttacaattaagaaaaaaaaaacagaacacgaGTCAATTAGGAAAACTGGATAATGTCTAAAAGACTCAAATGAAAAACTTACAAAAGTTATAGCTTTCGTCGCTTCCAAATTTCAGCTGGTGATGTAGAAATCCAAGCAGTAGAAAACGAAATCGTTCATGGTCTACTGACTAGTTGAGATAATTATGGAAGATGAAGAGTCTCTTTTTGTTATCTACTCCTAAAATAACTCCTTAAACATATTTTGATGGAcctttttgtttaacaaattttgtttgggtctcaaaaataaattttatggttcATTTATCTTACACACTTTTTTTGGGTCTATTtgattcatttattttttttgtgccccttttagtttataatttttttttttgccccttttagtttataattttttttttgtgtccctttgttatataaatttttttctcctatacaaacaaaaaatatttatgtgcCCCTTAAATTTCTGTACTCGGGGCGGTCGCATTGGCCGCTCTTATGGTTAAGCCGGCATTGACGCTGAATGTGCCtttagacaagaaaaaaaaagagagattgttTCCACTATCATAGAAGACTAGTAGGAGCTTGTTTTATTTTCAGAATCTTAACATATGCTGTAAATGTGAAACATCATGGCccagaaaaataaatatggtTGGTTATAACATTCGATGTAGACACACACGACTTCAAGAAAAACCCAGCTAGCCCTTGGTAAAATAAATGGTTATGTCTCTTATGGCCCCAATATTTAAGTTATCCAATCACATTTCCAACAGCTTTTTATTTCCACGTCTTAATTTGTACTTAAAGGTACCAGTATTATtactccgtttcaaaatataatatgttttatagaagttttttatttcataatatatgatgttttcaaatttttatgcaacttttagattagtttagtattttatattatgcagtattgtttgttaaaagtaaagatttcttaatctacgtgctttagttaaaacatctaAACATGACAATCCCAAAACATAGGTGTGTTAATTAACCTTGAGAATTAATCAAAGTAATCTTGAAGATTTAGAGAAATTTTTGTTGACATTTTTCTGAACAAACACCAAAGAGCATTTTCGTTAtaagaatttgaaattttacacattttttttttttttttgaaatcctacACTTCCctattatcatattttaatatatggaaTAGGCTtaatataaaatgaaacaaaaaagaacgGATATAGCTAAGACGAAGACTTGGTAAATGTACTAATAAGTAATTTACTCCGACAACGAAAGCCGGCGACGACCGGCGTGTTCTGTAGGAAATACAAAGAAATGACAGAAACCGTGTTTCAAAGACCAAACcctccaacaaaacaacaaaattgatgtttcttcattatctttaaaattaagACCAACCCgtttcttaattttcttgatCTAAACCAGTTCTGTTACCTATGGGTGATCTAGCTAAGCAGATATTGTCTCGACCGATTCAACTAGCAGACCAAGTGGTGAAAGCCGGAGATGAAGCCACGATCAACAAACAAGAATGCGCCGAGATCAAGTCCAAGACGGAAAAGCTCGCTGCTCTTCTCCGCCAAGCGGCGCGTGCTAGCTCAGACCTCTACGAACGTCCCACACGCCGTATCATCGACGACACTGAAAACGTTCTCGAGAAAGCATTGACGATGGTCCAAAGATGCCGTGACGATGGCTACATAATGCGTCTTTTCAATATAATCCCCGCCGCAGCATTCCGTAAAATGATCTCCCAACTAGAAAACTCCGTCGGCGACGTCTCTTGGCTCCTCCGTGTCTCAACTCCCGCCGgtaacgacgacgacgacgaagggTTTGGTTACTTAGGCCTCCCTCCGATCGCAGCCAACGAACCAATCCTGTGTCTTATTTGGGAGCAAATCGCGGTTTTAATGACCGGTTCGCCGGATGAAAAATCCGACGCCGCCGCGTCGTTAGCTTCGTTAGCGAGAGATAACGACAGATACGTGAAACTGATAGTTGAAGAAGGTGGAGTCAACCCTTTGTTGAAACTTCTTAAAGAAGGTAAAATCGACGGTCAAGAAAACGCGGCGAGAACAATCGGCTTATTGGGTCGTGACCCGGAAAGCGTGGAGCATATGACTCAGCTTGGTGTGTGTTCAGTGCTTTCGAGTGTTCTCAAAGAAGGTTCGATGAAGGTTCAAGCCGTTGTGGCTTGGGCTGTTTCAGAGCTTGTTTCTGGTAACCACGCGAAGTGTCAAGAGCTCTTCGCGCAAAACAACGTGATTCGTCTTCTCGTGAGTCATTTAGCGTTTGAAACGGTTCAAGAACATAGCAAATACGCGGTTGTCGCGGGTAGAGCTACGTCGATGCATCACGCCGTCGTGATGGCGAGTAAAATCAATTTGCCGGCGGTtaacgaggaggaggaggagggggacGGTACTAATACTAGCCAGATTGGGAACTCGAATCACATGCCGAATCAGATGCATAACATCGTTACGACTACAATGGCGATGAAGGCGGTTGGATCGGGATCAAAATCGAGTCTGTGTAACCGATTCGTAACCGACGAGGATGAGAAACCGCCGGAAAAGCTGCCGGAGAAGAGTTATAGTTTGAATTCAAAGATCAAGACTTACAGTAGTACGGCACATCAATCGAGAAACGCGTCGGTCACGAGAGGGAGAGAGCTTGAAGATCCGGTGACGAAGACTTACATGAAAGCGATGGCGGCGAGAGCGCTGTGGAAACTCGCTGTAGGAAACTCATCGATCTGCCGAGTCATCACCGAGTCACGagctttgctctgttttgcggtTTTATTAGACAAAGGAGACGCGGAGACTAAGTACAACACAGCAATGGCTATCATGGAGATAACCGCCGTGGCGGAAGAAAACGCAGATCTGAGAAGATCAGCGTTCAGACGCACTTCGCCGGCGTGCAAAGCGGTTGTTGATCAGTTATTCAGAATCGTAGAAAACGCCGACGCCGGATCCGATTTGCTAATCCCCTGTGTAAGATCAATCGGAAACCTAGCGAGAACGTTCAAATCAGCGGAAACGCATATGATCGTGCCTTTGGTAAAACTCCTGGACGACGAAGAACCAGACTTAGCGGCGGAAGTAGCGATCGCGTTAGCTAAATTCGCGACGGAGGACAACTTCTTAGCGAAAGAACACTCGAGGACGATCATCGCTGCTGGAGGATCGAAGCTTCTGGTACAGCTAGCGTATTTCGGAGAGAACGGAGCTCAGATCCCAGCGCTTGTTTTGCTGAGCTACGTGGCGATGAACGTACCTGACAGTGAAGAGTTAGCTAAAGACGAAGTGTTAACTGTATTGGAGCGGGCTTCTAAACAAGCTAATGTGATCGAAGACGAAGATATGGATGCTTTGTTGTATGAAGCTAAGAGCAGACTCGAGCTTTACCAATCCAGAGGTTCCAGAGGCTTTCACGTATAACTCGACTTCCACATGTATTCAAATACTAGGCGGTgtgactctgtttttttttcccattattataaaaaacttgtataaagttttcattttcCCAGTATCTAATTTTTGGCCCATCAAATAATAGGCCCAATTTATAAATTCGGTCCATGCGGCCCAGTTTGTGGACGCGTGCACACATGATAAACCGACGCGGATAGACGGAAGTGGCAGTTTTCCCACTCCAGAAGAAtcttccaccaaaaaaaaatgttaatttggGCGGCAgagtgaaattagggtttaattaCATCCCACTAAATTTAGGGTTTGTGCACTAATTTCCTTTATAATTACAGATTTAATCcactctctatatataataaacacacaCGCCTTTGggattttatcaaacaaaaccctaattcacccaatctcttttcttcttcttctccgtcaatctttttgtttgttagagGGTTCCGATGTCTTCAGAGGATCAATCCGTGGTGAGATTTACCGGGAAGGTGAGTTGGTTCAACGATGCCAAAGGCTATGGTTTCGTTACTCCCGATGACGGCAGCGTAGAGCTATTTGTTCATCAATCCTCAATTGTTTCAGACGGTTACCGGAGTTTAACTGTCGACGATTTGGTTGAGTTCGCTGTTGCTAAGGGAAGCGACGGCAAGACCAAAGCCGTGGATGTTACTGCTCCAGGTGGTCTTCCCCTTAAGAAGGAGAACAGCTCTCGCGGTACCGGTGCTAGGCGCGGCGGATGCTACAAGTGCGGTGAGGGAGGTCATATCGCTAAGGATTGCCgtggcggcggcggcggtggtgaGCGTAAAGAGGGTTGTTACAAGTGTGGCGAGGGAGGTCACTTTGCTAGGGATTGTGCTCAGAAATCAGGTGGGAACGGAGACCAACGTGGAGCCAGGAAGGAGGGGTGTTACAATTGTAATGAGGTTGGTCACTTTGCTAGGGATTGTACTCAGAAACCGGCTGCTGTAAACGTGAGAAGCGGCGGCGGCGGCGTGGGTGAGCGTAATGGATCTTGTTACACATGTGGTGGAGTTGGTCACATGGCGAGAGATTGTGCGACTAAGAGCACTGGTTGTTACCAGTGTGGTGGTCCTCACTTGGCTCGTGATTGTGACAGGAGAGGaagcggcggcggtggtggaggtAATAATAAGTGTTACAAGTGTAGCGAAGTAGGTCACTTTGCTAGGGAATGTTCTGTAGTATCTGAATTGATTTCCTAATCAACTAACAAAAGAGAATGAAGATTGAAtcgagttatatatatatatatatatatatttctcttcgTTTTcatatgatctttttttttgttgttgatgggaATGAAACTGCCTGGTCCTTTtggtgttttggtgtttttttttttttgacttattattattattatactacaAAGAGAGTAATCCTACTAAACTAGTTGTTGTTTATTTCTCTGATATGGATGCGCTTCTTCTATCTGTTTCTGGAAATTTTGACCTCGTATTGCTTATGTCATCCAACTTTTGAGTTTCTATTGTCCTTTTTGTTACTTGTTTCAGTTTATTGCTTTTGTACTTGTGATGTTTCGACTATTACAAGCATGACGTCCCCAAAGTCCGTAACTTTAACTCATTCCCATAATTGTAGTTGTGTAGAGCATGTTTTGGGCCGTTCGTAGAGATACAGAATTTTCGATTATGACTTGCATGAGAGTAACCTGTGAAATTGGTGGAATAAGTGACTTTTGACGATTAAAGGGGATGTCACAGTTCGTAGACAACGCTTTAAGTAATGACCTCACTATGATCTGGTTAATCGTTACCTGCTTTGTACAGTCATCATATAGGGGATGTCACCCTCGTTTTTCCGGGTTAAAAGTTTGTACCTAATTTCACTACTAGCAAAATCCCAGACTGATGACGATTTTTTCTAAGAGAAGAACCTGGAAACCCAAGTTTGTTGTCCACCTTTTCCTGCCCAAACAGAGCCACATGATCATTGATTAGATTATAGTAAAGACACTCATATAAATAAACCTGATTAAGTTAAAACATCATCAACGTCTCCTTGTGTTTTATATCGTTGATTACAATCCATCAAAACCTTACTAATCACCTCTCATCGCATTAACTACTACTAACTTTTATGGTGTATTAAAGTTTCCTTGTCATTTTAGATGTCTCTTGAAATAGTAGCTTAATGAGAAATTTAAGGttcaatttcttatatattcGAAGTGGAAATCGAACCTGGAACTTCTACTAGTTTACACCTCTGTTCTAATGATATTCAAAGCAAGTACTAATCATAAACGCAAATACTATGAAAATACTATATGATCTTCAAAGCAAATACTAATCATAAACGCAAATAAATAGCCAAAATCTCTGTTCAGTCATACCAAATTTGCTTGATGtttggaaagaaaaatcaatttctaATGAATTCGATAAATTTGCGTAATAGAAAACACGCATGAGTACTACTACTACCCAATTTGTCGTATTTGTTTAAAAcctatttatttaatcataagAACCAGTTACATGTCCTAGTCAAACATAAATAACTTGTAACAATGGAAGAAGCATGAACCAACCAAGTTGATATCTCTACATCACACAACTAAAGCTTGGAATGTCGTTGACCCAAcaccctctctctcttctttacttaCGAAATTCCCATCCAACGTCAGCCACTGTGTCTCTTTCCCATGatactcaaaaataaaataagataaaatttgTATTCCTCTCCTGAACCTTTTATCGTATGTTCCTTGTTTGAATAAGGAATAGATGTTTGAGAGGCTCACGAAATATCAAAGCATcatcatatttaattttgtcatcatgtaataattataataatttaattaatactgtGACACAGCCCAACTTGGGTGGATAGTAGCTAGATACTCGTAACTCGTAAGACCGTGTCCcttggaagagagaagagggcAGAATCTAAGGATGGCATCACACACACACTACGTTTTCTCTGTCAGCAcctctcttgtttttattttgttcaccGCCTCTTTCATTAAAGTACATTTccatttttcttaaatataagcaattttccaatttttttgtagaattcaATTTCCGCATTTTAGACGActatagtttcatttttttggatcaaaatcaCATCTTCAgcaaagaaaattacaaacgaAGTAATGGATCTTctgaaaaatattttctataataacTTTTTGGCCAAAAGAGGAGACAAGTTCTATTTTAGATCACCGACATCAGCACC
The sequence above is a segment of the Camelina sativa cultivar DH55 chromosome 10, Cs, whole genome shotgun sequence genome. Coding sequences within it:
- the LOC104719962 gene encoding zinc finger MYM-type protein 1-like; this encodes MTGQLPGCQKRKKKKQVESFIASQRGSLDRFVTRTSASNVESEQANVVNASNIESEQANVVNASNVETLNVGEQPSFCVDIFDPRYWENLDNKMRDVLVEKGPVREMNLVFPLDKNNRHFSYKYYSRKLNNGETSDRNWLVYSKHVDKVYCFCCKLFKSSDCSKMLANDGFRDWKHLSERLKDHERSVDHMTNMKTWKELQVRFEKSLTVDKELQKEIAKEKKRWRQVLIRIIAVVKFLSKRCLAFRGKNEKLYQDSNGNFLGAIEMIAKFDLIIQDHIRRIKDHEIHHHYLGHNIQNEFIYLLAHKVQIYILRVIKEAKYFSIILDCTPDVSHQEQMTVIVRCVNISNKIVRVEEFFLEFLKVDDTSGLGHFDKLLDALKSLTLDVDNVRGQSYDNGSNMKGKHQGVQKRLLDINPRALYMPCVCHSLNLVVSDMAHSCVKAISFFGVLQQIYTLFSSSTKRWKILIDNVPNFTVKSLCNTRWESRIKSVKAIRFQAPQVRSALLELYESCDDAMTKSDAKSLVMAFDNFEFILGMVIWYDILFAINSVSKSLQSKSVCIDSALKQLEGVVLFFEKYRHEGFNSSLSIAQSIARELDIDPIFPKKRRIFRKKQFGETDCGEEVQSSEDAFRVEYFLVVVDMAITSVKNRFDQMNHFKSVFGFLFDSMKLKALDESELHEHCTHFHKTFSHGSSLDVDCNDLYSELRMLQMTLPDVPMEPSKVLEFVENVDCYPNVSIAYQILLTTPVTVGKNGFFIPPQ
- the LOC104716519 gene encoding uncharacterized protein LOC104716519 produces the protein MGDLAKQILSRPIQLADQVVKAGDEATINKQECAEIKSKTEKLAALLRQAARASSDLYERPTRRIIDDTENVLEKALTMVQRCRDDGYIMRLFNIIPAAAFRKMISQLENSVGDVSWLLRVSTPAGNDDDDEGFGYLGLPPIAANEPILCLIWEQIAVLMTGSPDEKSDAAASLASLARDNDRYVKLIVEEGGVNPLLKLLKEGKIDGQENAARTIGLLGRDPESVEHMTQLGVCSVLSSVLKEGSMKVQAVVAWAVSELVSGNHAKCQELFAQNNVIRLLVSHLAFETVQEHSKYAVVAGRATSMHHAVVMASKINLPAVNEEEEEGDGTNTSQIGNSNHMPNQMHNIVTTTMAMKAVGSGSKSSLCNRFVTDEDEKPPEKLPEKSYSLNSKIKTYSSTAHQSRNASVTRGRELEDPVTKTYMKAMAARALWKLAVGNSSICRVITESRALLCFAVLLDKGDAETKYNTAMAIMEITAVAEENADLRRSAFRRTSPACKAVVDQLFRIVENADAGSDLLIPCVRSIGNLARTFKSAETHMIVPLVKLLDDEEPDLAAEVAIALAKFATEDNFLAKEHSRTIIAAGGSKLLVQLAYFGENGAQIPALVLLSYVAMNVPDSEELAKDEVLTVLERASKQANVIEDEDMDALLYEAKSRLELYQSRGSRGFHV
- the LOC104716520 gene encoding cold shock protein 1-like, which codes for MSSEDQSVVRFTGKVSWFNDAKGYGFVTPDDGSVELFVHQSSIVSDGYRSLTVDDLVEFAVAKGSDGKTKAVDVTAPGGLPLKKENSSRGTGARRGGCYKCGEGGHIAKDCRGGGGGGERKEGCYKCGEGGHFARDCAQKSGGNGDQRGARKEGCYNCNEVGHFARDCTQKPAAVNVRSGGGGVGERNGSCYTCGGVGHMARDCATKSTGCYQCGGPHLARDCDRRGSGGGGGGNNKCYKCSEVGHFARECSVVSELIS